Proteins from one Panicum virgatum strain AP13 chromosome 7K, P.virgatum_v5, whole genome shotgun sequence genomic window:
- the LOC120642989 gene encoding kinesin-like protein KIN-5C isoform X2 produces the protein MPERSKISCVRVLNFPRDGKLTRLLHDSLGGRTKTCIIATISPSVHCLEETLSTLDYAHRAKSIKNRPEHNAQRSFKFQQNRSRRI, from the exons ATGCC AGAGAGATCAAAGATTTCATGCGTCAGGGTGCTCAACTTTCCTAG GGACGGTAAACTCACAAGATTGCTTCACGATTCACTTGGAGGGAGAACAAAGACTTGCATTATTGCAACCATTTCACCCTCCGTGCATTGCCTTGAAGAAACTTTGAGTACATTGGACTATGCACACCGAGCAAAGAGCATCAAGAACAGGCCTGAG CACAATGCACAACGCTCTTTCAAGTTTCAACAGAACAGAAGTCGTAGAATTTAG
- the LOC120642989 gene encoding kinesin-like protein KIN-5C isoform X1 encodes MPERSKISCVRVLNFPRDGKLTRLLHDSLGGRTKTCIIATISPSVHCLEETLSTLDYAHRAKSIKNRPEVCLATSFCTLLPLLYYSALTYISVLLNQHNAQRSFKFQQNRSRRI; translated from the exons ATGCC AGAGAGATCAAAGATTTCATGCGTCAGGGTGCTCAACTTTCCTAG GGACGGTAAACTCACAAGATTGCTTCACGATTCACTTGGAGGGAGAACAAAGACTTGCATTATTGCAACCATTTCACCCTCCGTGCATTGCCTTGAAGAAACTTTGAGTACATTGGACTATGCACACCGAGCAAAGAGCATCAAGAACAGGCCTGAG GTTTGTTTGGCTACCTCCTTTTGTACTCTTCTACCATTATTGTACTATAGTGCCTTAACCTACATATCTGTGTTACTGAACCAGCACAATGCACAACGCTCTTTCAAGTTTCAACAGAACAGAAGTCGTAGAATTTAG
- the LOC120642989 gene encoding kinesin-like protein KIN-5C isoform X3 has translation MPERSKISCVRVLNFPRDGKLTRLLHDSLGGRTKTCIIATISPSVHCLEETLSTLDYAHRAKSIKNRPEKVSTCSC, from the exons ATGCC AGAGAGATCAAAGATTTCATGCGTCAGGGTGCTCAACTTTCCTAG GGACGGTAAACTCACAAGATTGCTTCACGATTCACTTGGAGGGAGAACAAAGACTTGCATTATTGCAACCATTTCACCCTCCGTGCATTGCCTTGAAGAAACTTTGAGTACATTGGACTATGCACACCGAGCAAAGAGCATCAAGAACAGGCCTGAG AAAGTTTCAACATGTTCTTGTTGA
- the LOC120640074 gene encoding agmatine hydroxycinnamoyltransferase 1-like translates to MKITILSSKAVRPAAAASPEVVPLSVFDKANLTRSLRRLRLPPADAAQCRTRGRPGPGAGGYREWAGRLGADPHTGARAILLTDEGAQLVEAAADVPLDAALPLRPTPEMTRLHPPAPGKGGGAEEEPLMLIQLTRYACGGLAVGVTAHHLVSDGRTTGNFLVAWSQATRCAALDPAPVHDRAAFFQPRDPPRVEFEHSGVEFKKPKPAAGDAHDDADKVEVHRAHFSQEFIYRLKVLASSPPGSGRPCSTLRCVVAHLWRCITAARGLDGSTTTSVHIAVDGRARMSLPVPEGYTGNMVLWRGRPRRRGTLWRGRCGAGPCGAAAAARGGSHRRGAGVGGRRQLLRVLRRLRGGIGAVEAEGLVPAADAAEMVLSPDIEVDSWLRIPFYDC, encoded by the coding sequence ATGAAGATCACCATCCTGTCCTCCAAGGCCGtcaggcccgccgccgccgcctccccggagGTCGTGCCGCTCTCGGTGTTCGACAAGGCCAACTTGACACGTAGTCTTCGTCGTCTACGCCTtccgcccgccgacgccgcccaaTGCCGCACTCGAGGCCGGCCTGGCCCGGGCGCTGGCGGCTACCGGGAGTGGGcggggcggctcggcgcggaCCCGCACACCGGCGCTCGCGCCATCCTCCTCACCGACGAGGGCGCGCAGCTcgtcgaggccgccgccgacgtcccgcTCGACGCCGCCCTGCCGCTACGCCCGACCCCCGAGATGACGCGGCTgcacccgccggcgccgggcaagggcggcggcgcggaggaggagccgcTCATGCTCATCCAGCTCACGCGCTACGCGTGCGGGGGCCTCGCCGTGGGCGTCACCGCGCACCACCTCGTCTCCGACGGCCGCACCACCGGCAACTTCCTCGTCGCGTGGAGCCAGGCCACGCGCTGCGCCGCCCTCGACCCCGCCCCCGTCCACGACCGCGCCGCCTTCTTCCAGCCCCGCGACCCTCCGCGGGTCGAGTTCGAGCACAGCGGCGTCGAGTTCAAGAAGCCgaagccggccgccggcgacgcccaCGACGATGCCGACAAGGTGGAGGTCCACAGGGCCCACTTCAGCCAGGAGTTCATCTACCGGCTCAAGGTCCTGGCGTCCTCCCCGCCGGGGTCGGGCCGGCCCTGCAGCACGCTGCGGTGCGTGGTGGCGCACCTGTGGCGGTGCatcacggcggcgcggggcctcgacggctccaccaccaccagcgtgCACATCGCCGTGGACGGGCGCGCGCGGATGAGCCTGCCGGTGCCGGAGGGCTACACGGGCAACATGGTGCTGTggcgcggccggccgcggcggcgcgggacctTGTGGCGCGGCCGCTGCGGCGCGGGACCTTGTGGCGCGGCCGCTGCGGCACGCGGTGGATCTCATCGACGGGGCGCTGGCGtgggtgggcggcgccagctACTTCGCGTCCTTCGTCGACTTCGCGGCGGCATCGGGGCCGTCGAGGCGGAGGGGCTGGTGCCGGCGGCCGACGCGGCGGAGATGGTGCTGAGCCCCGACATCGAGGTCGACAGCTGGCTGCGGATCCCGTTCTACGACTGTTGa
- the LOC120640732 gene encoding uncharacterized protein LOC120640732: MRSRLLSHGGVKEPKSLFMQPKPRARIPHTPPSIPYAATPSSRFRRPVAAMAMRSLFVKLKDLPRRISISGFGTFVHKDNPRILDPYKYGSIEEMIQALEKKYKPYFHMTLASLWHAGRAP; the protein is encoded by the exons ATGCGATCGAGGCTTCTCTCCCACGGCGGCGTCAAG GAGCCCAAGAGTTTGTTCATGCAACCCAAGCCACGAGCTCGCATACCGCATACACCTCCTTCGATTCCCTACGCGGCTACGCCGTCCTCCAGATTCCGCAGACCCGTCGCTGCCATGGCGATGCGCTCTCTGTTCGTCAAGTTGAAGGACCTCCCGCGTCGGATCTCGATCTCGGGCTTTGGCACCTTCGTCCACAAG GATAACCCAAGAATTCTAGATCCTTACAAATATGGTTCTATCGAAGAGATGATTCAAGCCCTGGAAAAGAAGTACAAGCCCTACTTCCATATGACACTCGCATCACTGTGGCATGCAGGAAGAGCACCGTGA